From Nomascus leucogenys isolate Asia chromosome 15, Asia_NLE_v1, whole genome shotgun sequence, a single genomic window includes:
- the LOC100585642 gene encoding olfactory receptor 8B3 has protein sequence MVSTNNSLVTEFVLAGLTDHPEFQQPLFFLFLVIYVVTMVGNLGLITLISQNSHLHTPMYYFLFNLSFIDLCYSSVFTPKMLMNFVSEKNIISYVGCMTQLFFFLFFVISECYMLTSMACDRYMAICNPLLYKVTMSHQVCSMLTFAAYIMGMAGATAHTGCMLRLTFCSANINHYLCDILPLLQLSCTSTYVNEVVVLIVVGINIMVPSFTILISYVFIVTSILHIKSTQGRSKAFSTCSSHVIALSLFFGSAAFMYLKYSSGSMEQGKVSSVFYTNVVPMLNPLIYSLRNKDVKVALRKALIKIQRRNIF, from the coding sequence ATGGTGTCTACAAACAACTCCTTAGTGACTGAGTTTGTTCTTGCTGGATTAACAGATCATCCAGAGTTCCAGCAACCCCTCTTTTTCCTGTTTCTAGTGATCTACGTTGTCACCATGGTAGGCAATCTTGGGTTGATCACTCTTATCAGTCAAAATTCTCACCTCCACACACCAATGTACTATTTCCTCTTCAATCTCTCCTTCATTGATCTCTGTTACTCCTCTGTTTTCACTCCCAAAATGCTCATGAACTTTGTATCAGAAAAGAATATTATCTCCTATGTTGGGTGCATGActcagctgtttttctttctcttttttgtcatCTCTGAATGCTACATGTTGACCTCAATGGCCTGTGATCGCTATATGGCCATCTGTAATCCATTGCTGTATAAGGTCACCATGTCCCATCAGGTCTGTTCTATGCTAACTTTTGCTGCTTACATAATGGGAATGGCTGGAGCCACAGCCCACACCGGGTGCATGCTTAGACTCACCTTCTGCAGTGCTAATATCAACCATTACTTGTGTGACATACTCCCCCTCCTCCAGCTTTCCTGCACCAGCACCTATGTCAACGAGGTGGTTGTTCTCATTGTTGTGGGTATTAATATCATGGTACCCAGTTTTACCATCCTCATTTCTTATGTTTTCATTGTCACTAGCATTCTTCATATCAAATCCACTCAAGGAAGATCAAAAGCCTTCAGTACTTGTAGCTCTCACGTCATtgctctgtctctgttttttggGTCAGCGGCATTCATGTATCTTAAATATTCTTCTGGATCTATGGAGCAGGGAAaagtttcttctgttttctacACTAATGTGGTGCCCATGCTCAATCCCCTCATCTACAGTTTGAGGAACAAGGATGTCAAAGTTGCACTGAGGAAAGCTCTGATTAAAATTCAGAGAAGAAATATATTCTAA
- the LOC100585288 gene encoding olfactory receptor 143-like: MAVENDSSVIEFILLGLTDGPELQLPLFFLFLVNYMTTVVGNLSLINLICLNSHLHTPMYFFLFNLSFIDLCYSFVFTPKMLMSFISERNTISFPGCMTQLFFFCFFVNSECYVLTAMAYDRYVAICKPLLYMITMSPQICSLLMFGSHVMGFAGTMVHTGCMMKLIFCDSNVINHYMCDIFPLLQLSCSSTYANELVMSVIVGTVVIVSSLIILISYALVLFNILHMSSAEGWFKAIGTCGSHVITVGLFYGFGPLTHVKLSSDVSMGQGKFLSVFYTNVVPMLNPLTYSLRNKDVKLALKKTLKKITN; this comes from the coding sequence ATGGCTGTGGAAAATGATTCTTCAGTAATAGAGTTTATTCTTTTGGGATTAACAGACGGGCCTGAGCTCCAATTGCCCCTGTTTTTCCTGTTCTTGGTGAACTATATGACCACCGTGGTGGGCAACTTGAGTTTAATTAATCTAATTTGCCTGAATTCACACCTTCACACTcccatgtattttttccttttcaatctgtCCTTCATTGATCTCTGTTATTCATTTGTCTTTACCCCCAAAATGCTGATGAGCTTTATTTCAGAGAGGAACACCATCTCCTTTCCAGGATGCATGACTCAgctctttttcttctgcttttttgtcAACTCTGAGTGCTATGTGCTGACAGCCATGGCCTATGATCGCTatgtggccatctgcaaaccCCTTCTGTACATgatcactatgtcccctcagatCTGTTCTCTGCTGATGTTTGGTTCACATGTGATGGGGTTTGCTGGCACCATGGTCCATACAGGGTGTATGATGAAGCTCATCTTTTGTGACTCCAACGTCATCAACCATTACATGTGTGACATCTTCCCACTGTTGCAGCTCTCCTGCAGCAGCACCTATGCCAATGAGCTGGTGATGTCTGTTATTGTGGGCACAGTTGTTATAGTATCAAGCCTCATTATCTTAATCTCTTATGCTTTGGTTCTTTTCAATATCCTTCACATGTCCTCAGCTGAGGGTTGGTTCAAAGCCATCGGTACCTGTGGCTCCCACGTAATAACTGTTGGCCTATTCTATGGATTTGGGCCGCTCACTCATGTTAAGTTATCATCTGATGTGTCTATGGGTCAGGGGAAGTTTCTCTCAGTGTTTTACACGAATGTGGTACCCATGCTGAACCCCCTCACTTATAGCCTCAGGAACAAGGATGTCAAACTTGCTCtaaagaaaaccctaaagaaaatTACAAACTGA